From Haliotis asinina isolate JCU_RB_2024 chromosome 8, JCU_Hal_asi_v2, whole genome shotgun sequence, a single genomic window includes:
- the LOC137294870 gene encoding uncharacterized protein — MHLVFVRMLDSTKVYRNQGKMQVVDERTEDYGDFQAPTITFRDIYDPRLERAMSVAMETKQITPLLKEELRLSILTKRFAEGKEDIQVNFPQPQSYDLTPAEIEKREKRKMQNKIAARKHRLKTKSKMLNIVEELQKQERLKEELEKEYIRLFNEKQEMLSSLLDQHNGAALSCDQCENEAGCEPIKLLLNVTGTINVESSFFTAIRLGGTDALTSALTDVH, encoded by the exons ATGCATCTAGTCTTTGTACGGATGCTGGACAGCACGAAAGTTTATAGAAATCAAGGAAAG ATGCAGGTTGTGGATGAAAGAACGGAGGACTATGGCGACTTCCAGGCACCGACGATTACATTCAGAGACATCTATGACCCCAGACTGGAGCGTGCAATGTCTGTTGCCATGGAGACCAAACAAATAACGCCGCTCCTTAAGGAAGAGTTGCGTCTGTCAATCTTAACAAAGAGGTTTGCCGAGGGAAAGGAAGACATTCAAGTCAACTTTCCTCAACCCCAATCATATGAC CTCACCCCGGCAGAGATAGAGAAACGCGAGAAACGGAAAATGCAGAACAAAATTGCCGCGCGCAAACACCGCCTCAAGACGAAGTCCAAAATGTTGAACATTGTTGAA GAGTTGCAAAAACAAGAACGGTTGAAAGAAGAGTTGGAGAAGGAATACATCAGGTTATTCAACGAGAAACAAGAGATGCTCAGCAGCCTCTTGGATCAACACAATGGCGCGGCATTGTCATGTGATCAGTGCGAGAACGAGGCTGGATGTGAACCAATCAAATTGTTGCTCAACGTCACAGGCACCATCAACGTGGAATCCAGCTTCTTCACAGCCATACGACTGGGCGGCACAGACGCCCTCACAAGTGCGCTCACAGATGTCCATTGA
- the LOC137294523 gene encoding uncharacterized protein, with amino-acid sequence MSSNGMNIMARDNKFDSVLRATSLDYCHSASQSLWKTGNQKCEVETPPLLDDMGGPSLEVRSPYSTPPPLRDMGWPSVKTRSPYSTPPLLCHMGGPSVEKRSPYSTPPPLCDMGGSSVETRSPYSTPPPLCDKGEPSVETRSPYSTPPLLCDMGGPSVETCSPYSTPPPLCDMGGSRVETRSPYSTPPPLIRMGEPSVETRSPYSTPPPLSHMGGPSLEAGSLQTEQRVPLSSHVLCAVRHKVMSDRRARGEGDIKVEFTTPVKHELTEEEEEKRDRRKRQNREAQHRSRLKKKRGLCLTDAELDTLMKANSALQAEVERLKRTVENLKRIEEDHIMSGQCVRYRQGQRLASQPGLHLHTDQCTTGYVGERPDNHEDTPNAGLPDQYIAEQASHHAYSPISDSCGSPCPDPQLTDMMDSQWMTTARNLEPYSVGVPSSMDEPGYPGLKVDGCDARPSCQVDFRAQIYSRQHTDRITSGGIFRDDAWLNAGVNRDTLYSPHDNVSRYSTTQTSDPVEQEAECRPLGEIGIPSLDNISLEQLIPANIDLSRYLPTHRN; translated from the exons GGATGAATATCATGGCACGAGACAACAAATTTGACAGTGTGTTAAGAGCCACCTCTTTGGACTATTGTCATTCAGCTTCTCAGTCTCTCTGGAAGACGGGAAATCAAAAGTGCGAGGTAGAGACCCCACCTCTCCTCGACGATATGGGCGGACCCAGTTTGGAGGTGCGGTCACCGTATTCTACCCCTCCTCCCCTCAGGGATATGGGCTGGCCCAGCGTGAAGACACGATCACCGTATTCTACCCCTCCTCTCCTCTGTCATATGGGTGGGCCCAGCGTGGAGAAACGTTCACCGTACTCTACCCCTCCTCCCCTCTGTGATATGGGCGGATCCAGCGTGGAGACACGATCACCGTATTCTACCCCTCCTCCCCTCTGTGATAAGGGCGAGCCCAGCGTGGAGACACGATCACCGTATTCTACCCCTCCTCTCCTCTGTGATATGGGCGGGCCCAGCGTGGAGACATGTTCACCGTATTCTACCCCTCCTCCCCTCTGTGATATGGGCGGGTCCAGGGTGGAGACACGATCACCGTATTCAACCCCTCCTCCCCTCATTCGTATGGGAGAGCCCAGCGTGGAGACACGATCACCGTATTCAACCCCTCCTCCCCTCAGTCATATGGGCGGGCCCAGCTTGGAGGCGGGGTCACTTCAGACGGAACAGCGGGTGCCTTTGTCCTCTCACGTACTCTGTGCGGTACGACACAAGGTTATGAGTGACAGGAGAGCCCGTGGTGAGGGGGACATCAAAGTGGAATTCACCACGCCGGTAAAACATGAG CTGacggaggaggaggaggagaagaggGACCGGAGGAAGAGACAGAACAGGGAAGCCCAACACAGGAGTCGACTGAAGAAGAAGCGAGGCCTGTGTTTGACTGATGCG GAACTGGATACCTTGATGAAGGCCAACTCCGCGCTTCAGGCTGAGGTAGAGCGACTCAAACGGACTGTGGAGAATCTCAAGAGAATTGAAGAAGACCACATCATGTCTGGCCAGTGTGTCCGTTATCGCCAAGGTCAGCGGTTAGCCTCTCAGCCAGGACTCCACCTgcacactgaccaatgtacGACCGGCTACGTGGGTGAGCGTCCTGACAACCACGAAGACACTCCCAATGCAGGACTCCCTGACCAATACATAGCGGAACAGGCCAGTCATCACGCCTACAGCCCAATAAGCGACAGTTGTGGTAGTCCCTGCCCTGACCCCCAGCTGACCGATATGATGGACAGCCAGTGGATGACCACAGCAAGGAATCTAGAACCCTACTCCGTAGGAGTCCCATCAAGTATGGACGAGCCTGGATACCCCGGACTCAAGGTCGACGGATGTGACGCTCGTCCGAGTTGCCAAGTAGACTTCCGTGCCCAGATCTACAGTAGACAGCACACAGACAGAATCACGTCGGGTGGGATCTTCAGGGATGACGCTTGGCTCAATGCGGGTGTCAACAGAGACACCCTATATAGTCCGCACGACAATGTCAGCCGTTACTCCACGACCCAGACCAGTGACCCCGTGGAACAGGAAGCGGAATGTAGGCCTTTAGGGGAAATCGGTATCCCGTCATTGGACAACATTTCACTGGAACAGCTGATTCCAGCAAACATAGATCTCTCCAGGTACTTACCCACACACCGCAATTGA